A region from the Rhodamnia argentea isolate NSW1041297 chromosome 7, ASM2092103v1, whole genome shotgun sequence genome encodes:
- the LOC115754248 gene encoding calcineurin B-like protein 4 isoform X4, with translation MIDGDSTIFTASEVKALYVLFKKLSSSIIADGLIHKEEFQLALFRNRNQRNLFADRIFHLFDMKRNGVIEFGEFVRSLAVFHPNAPIEDKIAFAFRLYDLRNTGYIEQEELKEMVLALLHESDLVLSDDVIEMMVDKTFREADTKDDGRIDQEEWKDFVSKNPTLIRNMTVPYLKDITLAFPSFILSSESQDSEV, from the exons ATGATAGATGGAGATAGTACTATTT TTACTGCAAGCGAAGTTAAGGCCTTATACGTGCTCTTCAAGAAATTAAGCAGTTCAATTATTGCCGACGGGCTTATTCACAAG GAAGAGTTTCAGCTTGCACTTTTCAGGAACAGAAATCAGAGAAATCTTTTTGCCGACAGG atatttcatttgtttgataTGAAGAGAAATGGGGTCATCGAGTTTGGTGAATTCGTGAGATCACTCGCCGTTTTTCACCCAAATGCACCAATAGAAGATAAGATTGCAT TTGCTTTCAGGTTGTATGACTTGAGGAACACCGGATATATCGAGCAAGAGGAG TTGAAGGAAATGGTATTGGCACTTCTTCATGAATCAGATTTGGTCCTCTCGGATGATGTTATAGAAATGATGGTGGATAAG ACATTTAGGGAAGCTGATACAAAAGATGATGGAAGAATTGATCAGGAAGAGTGGAAGGACTTTGTGTCGAAGAATCCTACTCTGATAAGAAACATGACTGTTCCATACTTGAA GGATATAACATTGGCATTTCCCAGTTTCATATTGAGTTCTGAGTCTCAAGATTCAGAAGTATGA